TTCCGCAAGGAATCCTAAAACTGAAAGCTGACTCCGGGGTTGTAGTTTCAACCCTAACAGCACCCAGAGTCTTTTTAGTTCCAGAGGCACTTGTGTAGTTCACAGTTGTATGCGAAGTCACATGTGTAGGAGCACAGGTTAAATGGTGCTGCAACATGCGTCTGGGAAGGGATGAGGTGACATTTCCATTCCTTACTTAATTGTTCCTAAGTAATGCACTCTCCAGCTGGCCAGACAGAGAATGCTTCTCTGGGGCTTACTCTCAGAtagctataatttttaaagaattaagcaGTCCCTTTGGGGTTTTGGTGCAGTATTTTCCATCTTGATGGAAATAAAGTCTAGCGCAGCCCTGGGTTATATTTcaatacatttaattaaatgttgGACGATTGCGGACAGGGCACCGTATAATACGCTGAACGGTGCATTCTTTTCCGTGACCTTTCCGTCAATTAGAAGAGGAGAatggtttgttcttctttttggaGAGCCATGCATCGTAGAGACCACAAGACACATTTAGTTATGGATCTCTATGTGCCTGGATGCTCTAATTACAACGTAGAGTCAACATCCAGCCTTATGTGTAGTCAACACTAATCAGCCATTTCCATTACTGCTAATGAATTATGCTACTTGTATCTGATTCAGGAAGTCCCCACTAAGTAcctcaaattattttcaatgtgcttgaaaaaaatctttgcaacATCTCTGTTGGGGAGTGTGGCACAGTGGCGATTGGTTATTGAAAGCTCATTGATCGTCAGGTCAGAGGAAGAAATCTGATGGTTACTTGGAAGAAAGTGAAATCTCAGAATAaaattacacacatacatgtgtttTAAGCCAAGGGTTGAGCCTGGCGCATCTGCTTGACCTGTCACTATATTCTGGTGCATTGCTTAGAGGGGATAGTATATTTTTAGGGAGTTATGCAGAAGGCTTAGTATTGGCAGGAATGTAGCATTGCTGGTGGCCACTGATACAGCAGAAGTGTCTCTTTGTAGGGACGTCTGATTTTGGGGGATGCCAGTTATAGATTTATTTCTTGGAGAGAATTAGATTAAACTCCAGGTATTTTACGACTTCCCAGCCCCAAACATTCCCACTCGCTTTCCCACAGGAAGGGACTTCCTTATGTGACATTTGCAAATTTGGTGTAAAGAGGTCACTTCTTGAGATTCAGAGTTAATTTCATAACCAGTAGAAACAGGCTGCATGTCTTGGAATACAAAGCGCATTGTTGCTTTCTTCGGAAACAGCGCCTTAATGTTACTTTTCATTGTTGACCCTTGAAGTTTAAGCAGAGACCAGGTGATTGATAAGAGGATAATGGATAACACTGGCAGGAACAGAAGAAGGCCACCTATTTCACAGCCTGTCTTTATTCATGCTCCACTTTTTGGCAGCCTGCAAAGGCTGAGTCATTGCCAAAATATTGTAATTAAGGCCTAGATGGCACAGCAATGAAAAAATGGCCATGGATCTTGGGAGAGGTTTGGCAGAGGCTCAGGGGAGGGCCAGGCATTCAGATCAGTCTGTGCACTACTCAGTATCATGGATTATGTCACATGGTGGAGGGAGTGCCCAGGCCTCTGTGTGATGTGTCCAGGAATGACTGCAGAGAGCCCATGGATGCCGATTGGCTGTCTTGAAAACGTCATCTCTGGACATTGCAAAGGCTTGTAGAGGATGGGAATATAAATACCGGGCAGATGCCTTTTCTCTGACTCTCAAGGTAAAGCTAATATTTATAAGCCCTCACATGTTATCTAGATGTTTCCAGAGCCATCAGGCCTCGCTGGAAATTGAGGCATGAATGCAAAGcagttactttattattttttttcctgtaccaTTTAAAAGACAGAAGAACTTTCCATTACACAAATCTATTTTCCAAGTCACTAAAGAGGAAAGAAGTAGAACACGGTGTTTTATTCTATATGGTTTCTTAAGCTAGttgtgaaagaaataaagaaggagagagagagagagagagagaggaagagggagagagaaagggagggaggaaggaaggaaggaagcttgtCTTAGTTATGGAAGagaatattgtaataatttactgttctttattattttttatttgtagatCCTAGTAAATGTGGGTAATTTTTTCACCCTGGAGTCTGTCTTTGTAGCACCAAGAAAAGGAATTTACAGTTTCAGCTTTCATGTAATTAAAGTCTACCAGAGCCAAACAATCCAGGTATGTGTTTTGACctgttccctctcttcccccaagCAACAGTGTTTATTGGCAGTGGTTATGTATTTAAGCGTTTATCTCAAGATGTGttttcattgtaaaaataaacaaccatctttatagtttattttcaaaacagttaatttccagttttcttctttatagcATCCATTAAGGCTATGACaagaaacatatagaaaaataaacaattgaatTTATTACCATCCTAACaagcaaccatttaaaaaatgtggcttAGTAAAAACTCAGTGACACAGATCACTTTCTGAGATCCCGACTTCAGTTAACCCATATGCAAAAATGAATCTGAAGAAAGTTGTAAGACTAGCAGAGCTTTACAAGTATCTATTACATGAAACAAATTCGCTTTTATTGTTAAACTGCATGAGATACAGTTAACCATTGAAAACAAATCTGTGAAGCAGCAAACTACTCAATATACTTTTTACAAAGGGTGTTCTCTGGGTATGTTTTAAAGAGTTTATCCTCAGTTACTCTGATGCTAGGAAATTGTTACAGATTTCACTTCCACAGTGAGCAACATATTTTGTGTTGTGCTTTCTCGGGATATGGGCTTGACCTTACACTCAAAGCCTAGCCTATGATACCCAAATATACTAACACCCAATGGCACCGATGCATGTCTGTGGAATTCTAGTATTCTTTTTATCATACACTCAATGTTTGTGTTGTATACTGTCGCCAGGTGAATGATAGATTACAAATTCTTCTCCCACTTTTACATATCCTAGTGAATGGATTTATCATCCACAGATTTAattaaagtgcttttttttttaacacaaaaggaACGAATATTTAGTAAACAAATTTACTAGCGTGGAAAAGCTTTTCCCAAGCCCCAATATTTAGAAATGTATGTAATATTTAACACAGCATAATAAAAATTGTAGTGGGGAGAAAAGTGaacacattttgagtttattatttgaTAATAATGATGAGTTTATGAATTATTGATTCTTTGCTAATTACCCATCATTAAAATCTTCAGTGGTAGTGGTGATCACTATcgtttttacgtttatttatttattttgagagagagagtgagagcgagcaggagaggggcagagagagggagggagagaatcccaagcaggctccctgttgtcagcacagagcccaacgtgggcttgaactcaagaactgtgagatcatgacctgagccgaaatcaagagtcagacgcttagccggctgagccactcGGGCTCCCCGATCACGATTTTTTAATACACATTATCAGGGCAAACAGAaaaagagccccccccccacacacacacacattccataattttaaatgaactgTGGCACTGTCCCTGTTGCAGCTGATAGAATCTTGCTGTATCTGGGTTCATCAGAGCCAAGGACACTGGGCTTCTTTTTACTGATATACTGGGAAGCCTCAGGCTTGCTTCGTTACCGGAAGGTTCTTATAGAATATGACAAGTAAATAAGACCACAAGCTTAAGTTATGTGTTGAAGGGAGGCCAGTTTCCGCGAGGCTAGGCCGCTCTCCATGGGTGGTATCCTTTTGTAGGCATCTCAGGAAATTTCTATGGGAGaagttaaaagttattttaattaaaaaaaaaaaatcagctcagTGGACCTACTAAGTGCGTAGCCGCCACAGCCAGGGTGAATTTACTGAACATCAGCTGGTTTACCAGGTCTTTCCTCTTAGGCATTTTTCATTAGCCCCCAGCAGATGTTTTCAgtgatttggtttttttttttttcttctcgtAGGTTAACCTGATGTTAAATGGAAAGCCGGTAATATCTGCCTTTGCTGGGGACAAAGATGTTACCCGCGAAGCTGCCACTAATGGGGTGCTCCTCTACCTGGATAAGGAGGATAAAGTTTACCTAAAACTGGAGAAAGGTAACTTGGTTGGAGGCTGGCAGTATTCCACGTTCTCTGGCTTTCTGGTGTTTCCCCTATAGGATTTGATCTCTCCGCGATGTTGatccaggggaggggaggcccacCCCTGTGTTGTTGGAAGATCACTTCCTCATCATCGGATTGACGTCTTTTATTGGTTTCTCATGGGTGAATATGGATTCTCTTTAAGGATCCTAGGCCTGTCCGAACTGATACACAGTCTCGCagatgatttgtgtgtgtgtgtgttttagtatACTTGGATGGGGACTCACAGCAGACAATACCTATCTGTGCTCAAGTGTTAACAGTTTAAAAGCTGTCTGCAAGGTTCATTCTGAATTTAATTTCCTGGAATCACTGAATTCGTTGCAGATGTGgcgttttctttctttgtttctaaaagaCTGGCAACCGGGTCTTAAGAATTAGAAAACTCTCAAGTTCTGACTGCAATCAACGGTTAGTATGATACTGCCAAAGAATTGTATGCTGTGTTGATATATTGATTAcacttgtttttattcctttggaaCTCGTCTCTTTTGTTCTCTTAAGGTAACTGGGAATTGCTTTTTTCAGTGACTGGCTTTGTGTCTTCTCTACCAATAGGGTAACGAATGGCTTGTCCGCAAATTTACCCTGTGAGATCACCAACATGACTTCCCTTAACAAAAAAGAATGCTTCAtagttgtattttaattatatatgtgaaagagtcatattttccaaattatattttctaataggAAGAATAGATCATAAATCTGACAAGGAAAAAAGTTGCTTCCCCGAGTTCTAAGTGCTCAGCCCCCAGAACCTCCACCAGATTGCCCTCCTCCCTGGGAAATCTTATACTTTCTTGCTCAGCTTGAATTACCATGATTGATAACAACCACTTTATTAAAAACctgagggatttttttcccttagacCTGACCACTTTATTAACTGGAGATGGGATGCCCCTGTTTTTAATTATACCTATTTTTCAAGCCTTCTGTTGTGTTTGGAAGTATCATCTGGTTTTGCCTTAATTCcttaaattgtatatatttatctgtttagCTAATATTACATCCAAATATCCCATATCTAAACTTAGTGCAATatcttattttgtcttttgtacAGGTCATATGAACTCACAAAATTACTTATGTCTCTGTCATAGAATAAAGGTTAATATACGTTAGCCGAATTGTTTTGTCCTTTTGGCTCGGGAAATATGTATTCTATGTGGTTTACTTCCTCTTTCTCACCaacccttctttccttcccccctatcatttctttttctgggagttttttgtgttttttttttttttttttttaattttaacgtttatttatttttgagagacagagagacacaaagcatgaggaggggaggggcagagagagggagacacagaatccgaagcaggctccaggctccgagccgtcagcacagagcccgacgcggggctcaaagccacgaaccgcgagatcatgacctgagctgaagtcggacgcttaactgactgagccacccaggcgccccttttctggGAGTTTTTAAGAAAAGCTTTCTGAATCTGGGGGGAGTGTCCTCTGAATTGGCATAGGAAATCTTTCCTGGGTTTAATCCATTCAAATCCAGGAGTTGTCAGTCTGCCAAAAGAGAATCGATGGACTTAGTAAACTCCTTCGGGATGGACTTACCATTAGGTAGTCAAGTTGAGAAAATTTGCTAAAATCTCGTCAGAGTGCTCAGTGAGTGAGTGCGTGGTGAGGAGGCTGAAGACCACTCAACGGGAAGACTTGGGGGAAAGTTCCGCCCCTTTCACAACACTAAGAGACAGATGGAATATTACGGTGTCTTTTGCGGAGGGACTATTATTATAGCTGTCTCATCTGGAGCTCTGGCTCCATTTCCTGGTCTTTTCTCAATTAAAGCGATTAAAAGGGCCCCTTTTGTAGACGGTGGCAGCGAGGAAGGTGTTCGAGGACCCTGTGAGAGAAAACACACGGGCAGGTTTTCCAGCATAATTGTGATTAATCACCAAGTCAAAATATTCATTCATCCCAGGGAGactctcctccttcctcaagAAGAATTAACTGGAGATGTTGGCATTGGATCCTCAGTGTTTTGCTTGGCAAGTTACTCTTCAGCTGGCTTCCAGTCAGAAGCTTTCCTCCTTTGTGACTGTGCTGTGTAAGAACACAATACTGCACAGGGGACTTCCATCTGGGGACGTGTGGCATCCTCCGAAATACACCTGCTCTAACATAACCTTCCCCCTGGCTCTCTGTATTCAGGGCTTGCGTCTATACCTTGCAACGGACTGGTTTATACTTGAATAAATATGCTATTAGTCATTGTTTTGGCAAAATGGCTCAAGGGTATTTGCATTAGTAATAGACGCCTGTGATGGACCAGAGAAAAGGTGGTGCTTAAACAAAATAGACCAATGTATAAGTGTCTTTATCAACATGCTTGTGGCCATCCTTTGGGGCTTGCTGTGATTTTTCTTGAGTTTTCTGAACAGAAAAGAACATCGGCAAAGGGCTTGACTGTAATTCCTAAGCTCCAGTGTAGATATTTTGGAATGCAAAATCCATTCAAAACCTCccagaaaaaattaatataaaaaggcacacaggggcagctgggtggctcagttggttaagcatcccacttcagctaaggtcatgatcttgcggttcatgggttcgagccccgcattgggctgtgtgctaacagctcagagcctggagtctgcttcggattttgctctctctctctctctctctctctctctccacccctcccccgcttttcacagtctttctctctctcacaaataagtaaacattaaaaaaattaaaaaaaaaaaggcactgaagCTGTGGCCATCAAGTGTGGGAAGGCACCTGTAACAGGCAGGAGCCCCAGTGGGGAGATCAGACGTCTGATTAATGTGGTCAGAACGAAAGCCTTAGGTTCTTATTCCAAAGTGGGTCTAGCTAATTAGAGCTACCCAGACATCATGGCTGGAAAGGTAAGATTGAAGTGAGGGAACAGAAGGGACAGAATGATTTAGTCCGGGGAGCATAGATTTTGGACAGACATTGGATGGAATTCTACAACTTtgacttaccagctgtgtgactttgggcaagtttcctcacctctctgagctttcgTTATTTCATTTGTAAACAACACATCGTTGTGGGAATTTACTGAGACTTGTGCAGTGCCGGTGCTCTGTAAGGAAGCTCAAGTAAGGGCTGACTGTTACTACTAACGCTTTAAGCCCTAACACAGCCAAGAAGCAAGTAGGCCAGAAGGCGGATGTTACTGTTGGCATGGTGAAGGGTCAAAGATTGAGCACGAGTGGGATGGGTTGAAGGCATCAGAAGTACTTCCAGAAATGGCACCAGGTGCTTCCCTGCATATCCGATGACTTGAAAACAGTTTTCAGAAATTGCTCGGTCCACAAAAATGCTAATTGAACACAGGATTTGCATTGGCCCTGTCCACATTCCTCAATGCCAGCACCGTTCCTCCCGATCTCCTTTGACTGTTCCTTGATCTATTGATCGACAAACGCAAGCAATTGTCTGCAGCCAGCGCTTTCTCCCTAACAGAatcccaagaaaacaaaactggaggaaataAAGAGCTAGTG
This sequence is a window from Lynx canadensis isolate LIC74 chromosome A3, mLynCan4.pri.v2, whole genome shotgun sequence. Protein-coding genes within it:
- the CBLN4 gene encoding cerebellin-4 codes for the protein MGSGRRALSVVPAVLLALTLPGLPVWAQNDTEPIVLEGKCLVVCDSNPATDSKGSSSSPLGISVRAANSKVAFSAVRSTNHEPSEMSNKTRIIYFDQILVNVGNFFTLESVFVAPRKGIYSFSFHVIKVYQSQTIQVNLMLNGKPVISAFAGDKDVTREAATNGVLLYLDKEDKVYLKLEKGNLVGGWQYSTFSGFLVFPL